Below is a genomic region from Persicimonas caeni.
GCCGAGCGGCGCTGCGGGCCGAGTGAGGCGAGCGTGTGCGGCGTCGACGGGGTGGAGTACGAGTGTGCGGCGATGGCGCAGTGCTACGGCGTCGAGGTCGACGACTCCGGTCAGGCCTGCGACGGCCAGGCTCAGTGCGAGCCGGTGACCTGTGAGATCGCCTGTCCGAACGGCTTCAAGACTGACGAGAACGGGTGCGAGATCTGTGCGTGTAAAGAGGAAGAGCCGCCGCAGTGCGAGCCGGTGAGCTGCACGCTGTTCTGCGAGAACGGCTTCAAGACCGACCAGAACGGGTGTGAGATCTGTGAGTGCGAAGAAGAGGAGCCGCCGCAGTGCGAGCCGTTCCAGTGCGCTCTCGATTGCTTCAACGGGTACAAGACCGACGAGAACGGCTGTCAGATTTGCGAGTGTCGCGAGTCGGAGGGTGGCTCGTGTGGAGCAGATCCGTGCATCTCGTATCACTGCGGCAGTCGCGTGCCGAGTTGCATCAAAGAGAGCGAGCTGGCCACGATGGGCGCCTGTCCTTCGCCTCCGCCGGGCCGCTTTCAAGAGCCCGACCAACAGTGCATCTGTGACCCCGACGGCGACTTTTGTCGGGCGCGCGACTGCTCGTTGGAAGAGGGGTGTCCGGGAGACGACGGCCTGTGCGTGACTTGGCCCGACTCGAACGAGTACGGCTACTGCGTGGAGGCGACCTGCGACGATATCGTGCTTCGGTTCGAAGAGATCGCTCAGAATTACAACACCTGCAGCTCGGACGACGACTGCTCGCTCTACTCGCCGATTTACGATTGCTGTGGTGGTTTTGCGGTCAACGCCGAGGGCATCGGCGAGATGGGTATCGCGGACGCCTTCGCCGCGCGCACGCAGTGTGGGCGCGACTGGGCCGAGACCTGCACGATGGTCGACTGCGCCGAGCCGCCTACGAACGCCGTAGCGTGCGTGCAGGGGCGGTGTCAGGCGACGCGGTAAGCCGCCGTTGCGAATCAGCACCATGTAAAATAACGCAGCCCCTATGTCCTTAATTGCTTATGTAGAAGAGGGAGCAACCACCGAGGCGCGTCGAATGCGAAATGAACGCCTTCAGGGTTGCAACGCCCGCTACATAAGCATTTAAGGACATAGGGGCTGCTACTTTGCGACGCCCTTCAAGTCTGCAAGCTATTTCAAGTCTGCAGGCTATTCCTCGATCGTAAAGCCGATGTCGACTTTGACCTGGTAGTGGGCGACCTCGCCGTTATCGATGTGGCCGCGGATCTCGTCGACCTCGAACCAGCGCAGGTGACGCACCGATTCGTTGGCCTGTTTGACGGCTTGTTTGATGGCGTCGTCGACGCTCTCTTGCGAGGAACCGACGAGGGTGACGACTTTATAAGTATGATCTTTCGTCATGCTTTTCTCCCGCGTGTTGGCTGACGTTACCTTTTTTCGGTGGGGCACGCGGAAATCTAGTATCGCTTCGAGCGACATCAACCGTTGTCGCTCAACCAAGCCTCCAGACGTGGGTGGGGCCGGTCTTGGTCGCGCCACTTTTGGGCCTGGCGCCCGAGCGCTGCGATGCGACGTTTGCGCGCGGCTTCGCGCCCGCCGCAGGCTTGCCACATCGCGTCGACCTCGGCGTCGCTCAGCCGCCGGTATTCGCCGGCCTCGAGCGGCTCGTCTTGCCGGTCCATGGTGACCGGCCCGATGCGTGGGCGGTGCAGGTGCTGCAGGCGAAACTCGGCGCGACGCGCCATGCGCCGCACCATGCGGTGGCGCCCCTCGTCGACGACCACCGACAACAAGCTCTGCTCGGCGCCGCTTTCGACCACCTCGGCGCGAAGCGCGGTGGCCGGCGGCTTGCGGTCGCCGATGTCGATCCCCGCTTCCAATCTGGCCAGGCGCTCATCGTCGTCGGCGACCGGGCCCTCGACGGTCAGGTGGTACTCCTTTTCGACCCCGAAGCGCTTGCGCAGCAGGCAAAAGCACAGGTCGCCGTCGTCGGTCATCAGCAAAAAGCCGGTGGTGGGCCGGTCGAGGCGGCCGACCGGGAAGACCGTGTCGGGCAACTCGTCGAGCCACGGCTCGAGGCACTCGCGCCCGTGCGGGTCGCTCGTGGTGGTCAAAATCCCCTCGGGCTTGTGCAGCGCAAAGTAGTGGCGCGCCGGGCTCGGCTCGACGACCTCGCCGTCGAGCAAGACGACGTCGTCGTCGAAGATCAGGCTCCACAATTCGTAGTCGTCGGGCCACGGCTCCCATGTTGCCGCGGACGAGTCGCCCAGGTCGGGGCGCACCTCGATGCGCCCGGCGTCCCACGCCGCGTTGATGTCGCTGCGCGACAGGCTCGTGGCGTCGGCGAGGTACTTATCGAGGCGCTTGGGTGCTGGCATAGAGCGAGCTGCTGCGGGGTTAGGGCGTGACGAATTGAAACGAAGGGCACAACCGCTGCGGAATCGCGAAGCGGTGCGCGTGCTGTGACACCGGTCCGATGACCGAGTGCGACGGCCCGAAGGTACCGTCCCCGTTGCCCATGTAAAGGCGCGTCTGACCCGGGTCGCCGTAATTTTGGTGCTCGTAACCCACCAGCAAATCGACGTTTCCGTCGAAGTCGATGTCGAAGATGCGGCCCGAGCCGGTGCGCCCGAGGCTCTCGGAGCCATTGGTCTCGTCGGCATCGGTGGGGTTGAGGTCGACGGCCGTGATCGACGAGGTGTCGAATCCGCCGGTGCCGTCTCCGAAGTAGGTCCACGCCTCGCCGGGCTTGCCGTCGTCGTCGAAGCCGAGCACCACGTCTCCGGTGCCGTCGTTGTTGACGTCGGCGAAGAGCGTCGAGTTGGCCGGGGCTTGGCTGGCGCTCTGGTTGTGGGTGAACTGCACCTGCGGCTGGCCGAAGGTGCCGTCGCCGTTGCCGAACAGCGTGTAGACCTGGGTGGCGGCGTTTCCGCCCGACGAATACGTGATCAGCGTCAGGTCATCGTGGTCGTCGGTGTTCGGGTTCAAGTTGACCGCCTGGCCGGCCAAGCGCGCCACCCACTCTCCGTCGACCGTCGAGGTGATGTCGATCGGCGGCATGCGCACGAAGAAGCATCCGTCGTTGGGGTCGTCACCGACCACGCACGAACTGAAGGCGTTCCCGTCGTTGTTCAAGTACACGATGATGCGCCCGCCGCTGATGTAGTTGGGCTTGTCGTACTCGAAGCGCACCACGTCGAATTTGTGGTCGCCGTTGGCGTCCATGACCGTGCCGTAAATGGGCTCGTCGGTGGTGCCGATATGGGCCTGCTGGAACTCGTCGGCTTTGCTGTCGCGCCAGAAGAAGTAGAAGTTTCGCGTCGGGTTGCCGTCGGTGAGCCGGCTCGAGTGGGCGATGAAATCGATCTCGCCGTTGGCGTCGAAGTCGCCGATCGAGAAGAGCCCGTAGGCCAACGTGTTCCCCGCGTGGGTGATCGGCGCGCCGATCTGGGCGGGGGCTTGGAACGTGCCGTCGCGGTTGCTCAAAAAGAGGTCGATCGTCTGCTGGTCGTTCTGGCGCAGCACGAACTCCGGAAACGGCTCGAAGGGGTAGGGATCGTCGGGGTCGTCGACCCCGTCGCCGTCGGTGTCGGCCGCCAACGGGTTGCTGCGCAGGCAGTCGGTGCCCCAGTCGAGCTCCTCGGCGTCACTCAGGCCGTCGCCGTCGTCGTCGTCATCGGCGTTGTTGCCGGTGCCGTCGCCGTCGGTGTCGAGCTGCTCGCTCGGGTCATCGGGGAAGGCGTCCTCGGCGTCGCAGGTGCCGTCCGAATCCGAGTCGACCTGCCCGTTGGGGTTGGCCGGGCACGCATCGGAGTTGTCGCCGGTGCCGTCGCCGTCGGTGTCGGACCACTCGTTCGGATCCTCGGGGAAGGCATCCTGGTCGTCGGGATAGCCGTCGTTGTCCGAGTCGGCGCCGGTGTCGTC
It encodes:
- a CDS encoding dodecin, with amino-acid sequence MTKDHTYKVVTLVGSSQESVDDAIKQAVKQANESVRHLRWFEVDEIRGHIDNGEVAHYQVKVDIGFTIEE
- a CDS encoding pseudouridine synthase, with the protein product MPAPKRLDKYLADATSLSRSDINAAWDAGRIEVRPDLGDSSAATWEPWPDDYELWSLIFDDDVVLLDGEVVEPSPARHYFALHKPEGILTTTSDPHGRECLEPWLDELPDTVFPVGRLDRPTTGFLLMTDDGDLCFCLLRKRFGVEKEYHLTVEGPVADDDERLARLEAGIDIGDRKPPATALRAEVVESGAEQSLLSVVVDEGRHRMVRRMARRAEFRLQHLHRPRIGPVTMDRQDEPLEAGEYRRLSDAEVDAMWQACGGREAARKRRIAALGRQAQKWRDQDRPHPRLEAWLSDNG